In one window of Acidobacteriota bacterium DNA:
- a CDS encoding sigma-70 family RNA polymerase sigma factor, whose translation MQPDPHGAPPTPRSDSATPENEGEVLAQVLTLKEHDEPRISMGDSERAELVRYDPVRHYLLEISKYQPLTPGEERHLARLYRDSGDREAVRRLVTSNLKLVVKIAFLYNKVYSNLMDLIQEGNLGLLQAVRKFDPDRGTRLPTYASWWIKAYIIKFILDNFRIVRVGTTNDRRKLLMNLRKEKRKLEAQGIAPTPRLIARNLNVSEGDVIDVENSIRAHDLSLDATTSGDSDLYYLETLASTEDLIDEKLAAGELKSLIESKFAQFSQDLGERDRVILQQRLIAEEPLTLQAIADRYGVTREAIRVSEKKLVGRVKDYMREALKGLPEVDFKLGEG comes from the coding sequence ATGCAGCCTGACCCCCACGGCGCCCCTCCAACACCCCGGTCGGACTCCGCAACCCCTGAGAACGAGGGTGAAGTCCTGGCTCAGGTACTGACCCTGAAGGAGCACGACGAACCGCGGATATCGATGGGAGACAGCGAGCGGGCCGAGCTGGTCCGGTACGACCCGGTTCGCCACTACCTGTTGGAGATCAGCAAGTATCAGCCCCTGACTCCCGGAGAAGAACGGCACCTGGCCCGTCTCTACAGGGACAGCGGGGACAGGGAAGCGGTCCGCCGGCTGGTCACCTCCAACCTCAAGCTGGTGGTGAAGATCGCTTTTCTATACAACAAGGTCTACTCCAACCTCATGGACCTGATCCAGGAAGGCAACCTGGGTCTGCTCCAGGCTGTGAGGAAATTCGATCCCGACCGGGGCACCCGCTTGCCCACCTACGCCTCCTGGTGGATCAAGGCCTACATCATCAAGTTCATTCTGGACAACTTTCGCATTGTGCGCGTGGGAACCACCAACGATCGCCGCAAGCTGCTGATGAATCTGCGCAAGGAAAAGCGGAAACTGGAAGCCCAGGGAATCGCGCCCACGCCCAGGCTGATCGCCAGGAACCTGAACGTGAGCGAAGGGGATGTGATCGACGTCGAGAACAGCATCAGGGCTCATGACCTTTCCCTGGATGCCACGACTTCCGGCGACTCCGACCTCTACTATCTGGAAACCCTGGCCTCTACCGAGGATCTGATCGACGAAAAGCTGGCGGCCGGAGAGTTGAAGAGCCTCATCGAATCCAAGTTCGCCCAATTCTCCCAGGACCTCGGAGAAAGGGACCGGGTCATTCTCCAGCAGAGACTGATCGCCGAAGAGCCCCTGACTCTTCAGGCCATCGCGGACCGGTATGGAGTGACCCGCGAGGCGATTCGCGTGTCTGAAAAGAAGCTGGTGGGAAGAGTCAAGGACTACATGAGGGAGGCGCTGAAGGGGCTTCCGGAAGTGGATTTCAAGCTGGGTGAGGGATAG
- a CDS encoding VWA domain-containing protein, giving the protein MALFGALALGLVLGGSRLSAGPEGEEPSQPERGEESRKVERGGPQQRQSDPVIVRKRKPRPRKRRLNPARPKGSKPEENFTLAVDIELVNLDVVVTDKKGNFIPELTAKNFRVFEDKVEQKVTNFSPTSAPLTVVMVLESTRNLAWWWYDDATMPAAYFIQMLRPDDWAAVVAYNLNPRILSDFTQNKRELFGSLTRMAFPVSQESNLFDALQFTLDRLDEVDGKKAVLLVSTGVDTFSRITFSSALKRVQATDAVIYCLGIGQRGRMSNEPYMGATTRLTYLQADNQLKTFAKVTGGKAWFPRWQQDHPAILRQVGIELRNQYSLGYVSTNADRNGKFRKIKVEVVDENGKRVKRVKARTRTGYHAVKS; this is encoded by the coding sequence ATGGCACTCTTCGGAGCCCTGGCGCTGGGCCTCGTCCTTGGCGGCAGTCGCCTGTCGGCGGGCCCGGAGGGAGAGGAACCCTCTCAGCCCGAGCGGGGAGAAGAGAGCAGAAAAGTAGAGAGGGGCGGCCCTCAGCAGCGACAGTCCGACCCGGTGATCGTTCGAAAGCGGAAGCCCAGGCCGAGAAAACGCCGCCTGAACCCGGCCCGTCCCAAGGGCTCCAAGCCCGAAGAGAACTTCACCCTGGCGGTCGACATCGAGCTGGTCAATCTGGATGTGGTGGTCACCGACAAAAAGGGGAATTTCATCCCCGAACTGACCGCCAAGAACTTCAGGGTCTTCGAGGACAAGGTCGAGCAGAAGGTCACCAACTTCAGCCCCACCTCGGCGCCGCTAACGGTGGTGATGGTGCTCGAGTCCACCAGGAACCTGGCTTGGTGGTGGTACGACGACGCGACGATGCCAGCGGCCTATTTTATCCAGATGCTGAGGCCCGACGACTGGGCGGCGGTGGTGGCCTACAACCTGAACCCCAGGATTCTGTCCGACTTCACCCAGAACAAGCGCGAACTCTTCGGGTCGCTCACCCGCATGGCCTTTCCCGTCTCTCAGGAATCCAACCTTTTCGACGCTCTCCAGTTCACCCTGGACCGCCTGGACGAAGTAGACGGCAAGAAGGCCGTGCTTCTGGTCAGCACCGGTGTGGACACCTTCAGCAGGATCACTTTCAGCTCGGCCTTGAAGCGGGTACAGGCGACCGACGCCGTCATCTACTGCCTGGGTATCGGCCAGAGAGGGCGCATGAGCAACGAACCCTACATGGGAGCCACCACCCGGTTGACCTATCTGCAGGCCGACAATCAACTCAAGACCTTTGCCAAGGTCACGGGCGGCAAGGCCTGGTTCCCCCGTTGGCAACAGGACCATCCCGCCATCCTGCGGCAGGTCGGGATCGAGCTCAGGAACCAGTACAGCCTGGGCTACGTTTCGACCAATGCCGACCGCAACGGAAAG